The following proteins come from a genomic window of Miscanthus floridulus cultivar M001 chromosome 2, ASM1932011v1, whole genome shotgun sequence:
- the LOC136539408 gene encoding silicon efflux transporter LSI3-like isoform X1, with product MTQLAPLPKVVMGSLAFGVFWMLAVFPSVPFLPIGRTAGALLGAVLMIVFHVISADDAYASIDLPILGLLFATMVVGGYLKGAGMFKHLGKLLAWRSQGGRDLLCRVCVVTALASALFTNDTCCVVLTEFVLELAAERNLPAKPFLLALATSANIGSSATPIGNPQNLVIAFNSKITFLQFFFGILPAMLAGMGVNTVMLLCMYWKDLEGADEVAAAAGKEMEAVEEGRSPASVLSLKNSPTATPAAHGALRQRHGYDTDDDPDSMMSENIPTKHRWFMQCSEHRRKLFLKSFAYVVTVGMLVAYMLGLNMSWTAITTAIALVVVDFRDAEPCLDKGLCAGVLLAAGLLLGDVRDGERVQQDWAPGGHLELHGALRKDQPRQRRHRALPHHPAPLQPRLQRSNCAANGGRGGGFCGDDLCVGGDPVVAAPGVGEHGGGQPVAPGVGGEPDRVRAGAPRAAQRPRPQLLEPRRVRRPLHARRHRHWHTAHRQDRLLAHSSC from the exons ATGACGCAGCTGGCGCCTCTTCCCAAGGTGGTGATGGGTTCGCTGGCATTCGGCGTGTTCTGGATGCTGGCGGTGTTCCCTTCGGTGCCGTTCCTGCCCATCGGGCGCACGGCGGGGGCGCTGCTGGGCGCCGTGCTCATGATCGTGTTCCACGTCATCAGCGCCGACGACGCGTACGCCTCCATCGACCTCCCGATCCTGGGCCTGCTCTTCGCCACCATGGTGGTGGGCGGCTACCTCAAGGGCGCCGGCATGTTCAAGCACCTGGGCAAGCTGCTGGCGTGGCGGAGCCAGGGCGGGCGCGACCTGCTGTGCCGCGTCTGCGTCGTCACCGCGCTCGCCAGCGCGCTCTTCACCAACGACACCTGCTGCGTCGTGCTCACCGAGTTCGTGCTGGAGCTCGCCGCCGAGCGCAACCTCCCCGCCAAGCCCTTCCTGCTGGCGCTCGCCACCAGCGCCAACATCGGATCCAGCGCCACGCCCATCGGCAACCCGCAGAACCTGGTGATCGCCTTCAACAGCAAGATCACCTTCCTCCAGTTCTTCTTCGGCATCCTGCCGGCCATGCTCGCTGGGATGGGCGTCAACACGGTCATGCTGCTCTGCATGTACTGGAAGGACCTCGAGGGCGCCGACGAGGTGGCGGCCGCTGCTGGGAAGGAGATGGAGGCCGTCGAGGAGGGGCGGTCGCCGGCCTCGGTGCTCTCGCTCAAGAATAGCCCCACAGCAACCCCCGCCGCCCACGGCGCTCTGCGTCAGCGCCACGGCTACGACACGGATGACGATCCGGACTCGATGATGTCGGAGAACATCCCGACAAAGCACCGGTGGTTCATGCAGTGCTCGGAGCACCGGCGTAAGCTGTTCCTCAAGAGTTTCGCGTACGTGGTCACCGTTGGCATGCTCGTGGCCTACATGCTCGGCCTCAACATGTCGTGGACCGCCATTACCACCGCCATCGCGCTCGTCGTCGTTGACTTCCGCGACGCCGAGCCGTGCCTCGACAAG GGGTTATGTGCAGGTGTCCTACTCGCTGCTGGTCTTCTTCTCGGGGATGTTCGTGACGGTGAGCGGGTTCAACAAGACTGGGCTCCCGGGGGCCATCTGGAACTTCATGGCGCCCTACGCAAAGATCAACCACGTCAGCGGCGTCACCGTGCTCTCCCTCATCATCCTGCTCCTCTCCAACCTCGCCTCCAACGTTCCAACTG TGCTGCTAATGGGGGACGAGGTGGCGGCTTCTGCGGCGACGATCTCTGCGTCGGCGGTGACCCGGTCGTGGCTGCTCCTGGCGTGGGTGAGCACGGTGGCGGGCAACCTGTCGCTCCTGGGGTCGGCGGCGAACCTGATCGTGTGCGAGCAggcgcgccgcgcgccgcgcaACGCCCACGACCTCAGCTTCTGGAGCCACGTCGTGTTCGGCGTCCCCTCCACGCTCGTCGTCACCGCCATTGGCATACCGCTCATCGGCAAGATCGCCTTCTAGCTCACTCTAGCTGCTAG
- the LOC136539408 gene encoding silicon efflux transporter LSI3-like isoform X2 → MTQLAPLPKVVMGSLAFGVFWMLAVFPSVPFLPIGRTAGALLGAVLMIVFHVISADDAYASIDLPILGLLFATMVVGGYLKGAGMFKHLGKLLAWRSQGGRDLLCRVCVVTALASALFTNDTCCVVLTEFVLELAAERNLPAKPFLLALATSANIGSSATPIGNPQNLVIAFNSKITFLQFFFGILPAMLAGMGVNTVMLLCMYWKDLEGADEVAAAAGKEMEAVEEGRSPASVLSLKNSPTATPAAHGALRQRHGYDTDDDPDSMMSENIPTKHRWFMQCSEHRRKLFLKSFAYVVTVGMLVAYMLGLNMSWTAITTAIALVVVDFRDAEPCLDKVSYSLLVFFSGMFVTVSGFNKTGLPGAIWNFMAPYAKINHVSGVTVLSLIILLLSNLASNVPTVLLMGDEVAASAATISASAVTRSWLLLAWVSTVAGNLSLLGSAANLIVCEQARRAPRNAHDLSFWSHVVFGVPSTLVVTAIGIPLIGKIAF, encoded by the exons ATGACGCAGCTGGCGCCTCTTCCCAAGGTGGTGATGGGTTCGCTGGCATTCGGCGTGTTCTGGATGCTGGCGGTGTTCCCTTCGGTGCCGTTCCTGCCCATCGGGCGCACGGCGGGGGCGCTGCTGGGCGCCGTGCTCATGATCGTGTTCCACGTCATCAGCGCCGACGACGCGTACGCCTCCATCGACCTCCCGATCCTGGGCCTGCTCTTCGCCACCATGGTGGTGGGCGGCTACCTCAAGGGCGCCGGCATGTTCAAGCACCTGGGCAAGCTGCTGGCGTGGCGGAGCCAGGGCGGGCGCGACCTGCTGTGCCGCGTCTGCGTCGTCACCGCGCTCGCCAGCGCGCTCTTCACCAACGACACCTGCTGCGTCGTGCTCACCGAGTTCGTGCTGGAGCTCGCCGCCGAGCGCAACCTCCCCGCCAAGCCCTTCCTGCTGGCGCTCGCCACCAGCGCCAACATCGGATCCAGCGCCACGCCCATCGGCAACCCGCAGAACCTGGTGATCGCCTTCAACAGCAAGATCACCTTCCTCCAGTTCTTCTTCGGCATCCTGCCGGCCATGCTCGCTGGGATGGGCGTCAACACGGTCATGCTGCTCTGCATGTACTGGAAGGACCTCGAGGGCGCCGACGAGGTGGCGGCCGCTGCTGGGAAGGAGATGGAGGCCGTCGAGGAGGGGCGGTCGCCGGCCTCGGTGCTCTCGCTCAAGAATAGCCCCACAGCAACCCCCGCCGCCCACGGCGCTCTGCGTCAGCGCCACGGCTACGACACGGATGACGATCCGGACTCGATGATGTCGGAGAACATCCCGACAAAGCACCGGTGGTTCATGCAGTGCTCGGAGCACCGGCGTAAGCTGTTCCTCAAGAGTTTCGCGTACGTGGTCACCGTTGGCATGCTCGTGGCCTACATGCTCGGCCTCAACATGTCGTGGACCGCCATTACCACCGCCATCGCGCTCGTCGTCGTTGACTTCCGCGACGCCGAGCCGTGCCTCGACAAG GTGTCCTACTCGCTGCTGGTCTTCTTCTCGGGGATGTTCGTGACGGTGAGCGGGTTCAACAAGACTGGGCTCCCGGGGGCCATCTGGAACTTCATGGCGCCCTACGCAAAGATCAACCACGTCAGCGGCGTCACCGTGCTCTCCCTCATCATCCTGCTCCTCTCCAACCTCGCCTCCAACGTTCCAACTG TGCTGCTAATGGGGGACGAGGTGGCGGCTTCTGCGGCGACGATCTCTGCGTCGGCGGTGACCCGGTCGTGGCTGCTCCTGGCGTGGGTGAGCACGGTGGCGGGCAACCTGTCGCTCCTGGGGTCGGCGGCGAACCTGATCGTGTGCGAGCAggcgcgccgcgcgccgcgcaACGCCCACGACCTCAGCTTCTGGAGCCACGTCGTGTTCGGCGTCCCCTCCACGCTCGTCGTCACCGCCATTGGCATACCGCTCATCGGCAAGATCGCCTTCTAG